One window from the genome of Thermococcus sp. encodes:
- a CDS encoding nicotinate phosphoribosyltransferase has translation ILTEKGIHRKVFADVTTTSLPHGWKWGVLAGIEEVAKLLEGLPVNVYAMPEGTIFHPYEPVLQIEGFYEEFGVYETALLGMLSQASGISTSALRIKIAANFKPVYSFGIRHMHPAIAPMIDRSAFIGGCDGVSGVLGAEMIGEKPVGTMPHALILTVGDQVKAWKYFDEVVEPEVPRTALVDTLCDEKFEALMAAEALSERLSAVRLDTPGSRRGNFRKIIEEVRWELNLRGYDWVKILVSGGLNEESIREIVDVADAFGVGSAIASAKPVDFSLDIVEVEGKPITKRGKLSGRKQVYRCENGHYHLVPADKKLERCPVCGAKVEPLLKPLIKNGEIVGELPKAREIREYVLEQAQKLNLGLE, from the coding sequence AAATCCTCACCGAAAAAGGAATCCACAGGAAGGTTTTCGCCGACGTGACTACAACAAGCCTCCCCCACGGCTGGAAGTGGGGTGTTTTAGCGGGAATAGAGGAGGTCGCAAAGCTCCTCGAGGGCCTTCCTGTCAACGTCTACGCGATGCCAGAGGGAACTATCTTTCACCCCTACGAACCGGTTCTCCAGATAGAGGGCTTTTACGAGGAGTTCGGGGTGTATGAGACGGCTTTACTTGGAATGCTCAGCCAGGCGAGTGGAATATCAACTTCGGCCCTAAGGATTAAGATTGCAGCGAACTTCAAGCCGGTTTACTCCTTTGGCATAAGGCACATGCATCCAGCAATAGCCCCGATGATTGACCGCTCCGCCTTCATAGGCGGTTGTGATGGGGTTTCCGGCGTTCTTGGAGCCGAGATGATTGGCGAGAAGCCCGTTGGAACCATGCCCCACGCACTGATTCTCACGGTTGGCGACCAAGTTAAGGCCTGGAAATATTTTGACGAGGTCGTTGAGCCCGAAGTTCCTAGAACGGCTTTAGTTGATACCCTCTGCGACGAGAAGTTCGAGGCGTTGATGGCGGCCGAGGCCCTCAGTGAAAGGCTCAGCGCGGTCCGCTTAGACACACCCGGCTCAAGGAGGGGGAACTTCCGAAAAATCATAGAGGAAGTCCGCTGGGAGCTCAATTTGAGGGGCTACGACTGGGTGAAGATACTCGTCTCAGGTGGCCTAAACGAGGAAAGCATAAGGGAGATAGTTGACGTTGCAGATGCCTTTGGAGTTGGCTCTGCCATAGCGAGTGCGAAACCCGTGGATTTCTCCCTCGATATAGTGGAGGTCGAAGGGAAGCCGATAACGAAGCGTGGAAAACTCAGTGGAAGGAAGCAGGTTTACCGCTGTGAGAACGGCCACTACCACCTCGTTCCGGCGGATAAAAAGCTTGAACGCTGTCCAGTCTGCGGGGCGAAGGTTGAACCCCTTCTTAAACCACTCATAAAGAACGGAGAAATCGTGGGAGAACTGCCAAAGGCGAGGGAGATAAGGGAGTACGTCCTTGAGCAGGCCCAGAAATTAAACCTGGGTCTCGAATGA
- a CDS encoding ferredoxin: protein MAWKVTVDKDTCIGDAICASLCPDVFEMGDDGKAQPVVEVIEDENLYNCAKEAMEACPVSAISIEEA from the coding sequence ATGGCGTGGAAGGTTACCGTCGACAAGGACACCTGCATTGGTGACGCCATCTGTGCTAGCCTCTGCCCGGACGTCTTCGAGATGGGTGACGATGGAAAAGCCCAGCCGGTTGTCGAGGTCATCGAGGACGAGAACCTCTACAACTGCGCCAAGGAGGCCATGGAGGCCTGCCCTGTTAGCGCTATCAGCATTGAGGAGGCCTGA
- a CDS encoding metal-sulfur cluster assembly factor, translating into MVTKEEVEKVVKSVVDEKFIRSIEVDEKGNVTVTLAKDTPDLDNTLIKLHSELGKLEGVGLITVNREREVQDTGENVQLTKELILEKLKEVIDPEIGLDVVNLGLIYDLQIRPDNTVYVKMTMTTPGCPMTMWILRAVEDKILEIPGVKDAEIELTFDPPWTPDRISPEYKKKLGLY; encoded by the coding sequence ATGGTCACAAAGGAAGAGGTTGAGAAGGTTGTGAAGTCCGTCGTTGACGAGAAGTTCATTCGCTCAATCGAGGTCGATGAGAAGGGCAACGTTACGGTAACCCTCGCAAAGGACACCCCCGACCTGGACAACACTCTCATAAAGCTCCACTCCGAGCTCGGAAAACTTGAGGGTGTGGGATTGATAACGGTAAACCGCGAGAGGGAGGTTCAGGATACTGGAGAGAACGTCCAGCTCACGAAGGAACTCATCCTTGAGAAGCTCAAGGAGGTCATTGACCCGGAGATTGGATTGGATGTAGTCAACCTCGGCCTTATCTATGACCTTCAGATAAGGCCCGACAACACGGTTTACGTCAAGATGACGATGACGACACCAGGTTGTCCAATGACGATGTGGATTCTCAGGGCAGTTGAGGACAAAATCCTTGAAATTCCCGGGGTTAAGGACGCGGAAATAGAGCTTACCTTTGACCCGCCGTGGACACCAGATAGGATAAGCCCGGAGTACAAGAAAAAGCTGGGCCTTTACTGA
- a CDS encoding ATPase, with amino-acid sequence MLVPINDQVKGYRLRYNIEALERVRGEIGEEAYSRLKALILYRLEGREFERIPLEVKVAVAFSAGSDSTATLKILRWAGFEVVPITAKLPQMSEKTLKKVRSQNAILVEVPDYEETMGELIEKGAPICGRCHSMVMEAVEQKAKELGAKILATGDMLSSGLISIYKKGELVMLNLPAFLALDKEEIIEIIGGKYELSFGCPLLWELFRRAPSTKRLALQRILRETRARALTPKMAVELMRDVLSR; translated from the coding sequence ATGCTGGTTCCAATCAATGATCAAGTCAAAGGGTATCGCCTCCGTTACAACATTGAAGCCCTTGAACGGGTCAGGGGAGAGATTGGCGAGGAAGCTTATTCAAGGCTGAAAGCACTCATTTTATACCGCCTTGAAGGAAGGGAGTTTGAAAGGATCCCCCTTGAGGTTAAGGTTGCCGTTGCATTCTCGGCCGGCTCCGACAGCACGGCAACCCTAAAGATACTCCGCTGGGCCGGCTTTGAGGTAGTTCCTATAACGGCCAAACTGCCCCAAATGAGTGAAAAGACTCTCAAAAAGGTTCGTTCCCAGAACGCGATACTTGTAGAGGTGCCGGATTACGAAGAGACCATGGGAGAGCTCATTGAAAAAGGAGCACCCATATGCGGTCGCTGTCATTCGATGGTTATGGAAGCTGTTGAACAAAAGGCAAAGGAACTGGGTGCAAAAATCCTTGCAACTGGAGACATGCTGAGCTCGGGCTTAATCTCCATTTACAAAAAGGGGGAACTCGTAATGTTGAACCTCCCCGCTTTTCTTGCCCTCGATAAAGAGGAGATTATCGAGATAATCGGCGGAAAGTACGAGCTGAGCTTTGGCTGCCCTCTGCTCTGGGAACTCTTCAGGAGGGCGCCTTCAACGAAGAGGCTGGCCCTTCAAAGGATTCTCCGCGAGACAAGGGCGAGAGCCTTAACTCCTAAGATGGCCGTTGAACTGATGAGAGACGTCCTCTCCAGATAG